A region from the Lentimonas sp. CC4 genome encodes:
- a CDS encoding sulfatase-like hydrolase/transferase: MKLLLTAFFTTVLLPIATSLSAQDTRPNILVIFMDDMGYNDIGAFAYPDLENGPSPRPGFSGVPTPNKAENLTPSIDRLADEGLRMTQFYATRLCSPSRASLLTGRYNERLNISAVFFPNGGGAGRNENGDKVGYAFSTNEVTLPELLREQGYATGMIGKWHLGYETTKHSRFQFMPTRHGFQYFYGFPHSNDMSDYDLIENETILESHFGSAEQQAEITWRMTEKVLEFIQDKSAEDEPFFLYYAHMMTHIPCWPSDREFTNADGTTWPKFQGQTDSYYYDVVKESDHSVGRILEQLENLGIAEDTLVIFTSDNGPWLNLGGKNNTDNSVGCAYPLYRGKTESWEGGIRVPFVARWPGQITAGTESDEVGGLVDLLPTLIQLGGGSNPANTTIDGIDLWPHWTGSAPTLDRSYKFENGTKQSYVVKNDWKLRRVEQDDGSDVYQLFDLANDIQERTDVSAEPANAAKLAEMQAEMTAIESSIATDNQQRDQYTNFEVLLNDNDIQVPEGGTTTFDIKLSKDPGASGADVTITHYSGDTDLAVNSGASLSFDSSNWDDWQTVTLAAAQDADKAHSGATFRISTDRYVAVREVFAFEVDDDAAEAMESTLVWPKAKTIALTSEDVRLIAEGSAQLSGEANPAGTTYQWLKVSGPGTVSFTDPSAAETGVHFDSAGIYKLRMATDHPIAGGTDTVDFTVYAGVNTPADGGLKHLPPLAYDASQDNGTDAFWDNLSTPGSNDISLSDGITGPRPPVGTTSGTLLEFGMDDDVNGGSAGGESSGVIGNGNSGTEWSFDSATINAANLTFELGASGIGIQAGAGINAPSGGGQLDNDYSYTGHDGTSIATAIAGDDYLTFRVSIAPGYELTLEGYEFDVWRNGGAATNGHALFHGASGFTAVDGNEDASTALSGEGISSLGAVAASGLNEVLTGTVEFRLYGYADPWGGTTGNTHFDAARITGTLSEIRTAQPAVVSFGMEGDVNGGNAGGTSSGITGQNESNWAFGTPTTLDTNLTIVPGETGIAIQAGAGIGAPEGQGQKANDFSYAWHDADTLAGSIAADDYISFQISIDDGYELDLEGVQFDVWRNGGQAVENYAIFYGRPGFTASDGNESGTGSVPQTGQDNFGFIEARGLNNQLTGTIEFRLYGWQGDAGTAGGNTHFDAAHIYGTVTALIDPAPSLDFIDQAWSFPGGTAMEGGVSESFNVYGNDSASFELWFKPDSLPTTGQQVLWETGGDVGTCFILDGATLRFVVDDSGSDVVNGAIAEAPLTPLAAHDEFVHAVGVIDLDAKQIHLYIDGSLIDSASIPNVSDWCGGSDTGYGKIDSGNFNDLGGNNQLTAPVEGFHGQLAIARFYDQALSATDIAALTSSPLALEMSNRGPVVSAGNDQSVSISSGVTLTGSVSDDDLPTLIVATDWIQIDGPDADTNFPGTASFDDASQAETDASFNAPGSYRLRLEANDSEIKTYDEADITVTSVSYSDWASSLSFPDGEDGINDDPDGDGLKNGEEWARGSNPLEFNDASDGHSHQIQASGDSATFTFTIDYPRDREPLLGLNWSDNLSQWYPLTGWTPTVTVVDADTKRWTAEVHTDMDSYPKLFIQTTIDP, encoded by the coding sequence ATGAAACTTCTCCTTACGGCTTTCTTTACAACCGTGCTGCTGCCAATAGCCACGAGTCTATCGGCACAAGACACACGCCCCAACATTCTCGTCATTTTTATGGATGATATGGGCTACAACGACATCGGCGCATTCGCTTATCCAGATCTGGAGAACGGACCAAGTCCTCGCCCGGGATTTAGTGGCGTGCCGACGCCCAACAAAGCCGAAAACCTGACGCCTTCGATTGACCGCCTTGCTGACGAAGGACTGCGCATGACTCAGTTCTACGCAACACGCCTGTGCTCTCCCTCACGCGCGAGCTTGCTCACTGGTCGCTACAACGAGCGGCTGAACATCTCCGCAGTTTTCTTTCCCAATGGCGGTGGTGCCGGCAGGAATGAGAATGGCGACAAGGTTGGCTACGCATTCAGCACCAACGAAGTCACCCTCCCCGAACTGCTGCGCGAACAAGGCTATGCCACCGGTATGATCGGCAAATGGCACCTTGGCTATGAAACAACCAAGCACAGCCGTTTTCAATTCATGCCCACACGTCACGGCTTTCAATATTTCTACGGTTTCCCCCATAGTAACGACATGTCGGATTACGACTTGATCGAAAACGAGACGATACTCGAATCCCACTTTGGTTCAGCCGAGCAGCAAGCCGAAATTACCTGGCGCATGACCGAGAAAGTGCTCGAATTCATTCAGGATAAATCTGCCGAGGATGAGCCCTTCTTTCTCTACTACGCGCATATGATGACCCACATCCCTTGCTGGCCATCGGATCGCGAGTTCACCAATGCCGACGGCACCACGTGGCCAAAGTTCCAAGGCCAAACTGACAGCTACTACTACGATGTCGTCAAGGAATCCGACCACAGTGTGGGTCGTATTCTCGAACAATTGGAAAATCTTGGAATTGCTGAAGACACCTTGGTCATCTTCACTTCCGACAACGGGCCATGGCTCAACTTGGGCGGCAAAAATAACACCGACAACTCCGTCGGCTGTGCCTATCCGCTTTACCGCGGCAAAACCGAATCATGGGAAGGCGGCATTCGCGTGCCCTTCGTTGCACGCTGGCCTGGGCAAATCACCGCAGGCACCGAATCCGACGAAGTCGGCGGCCTCGTCGATCTCTTGCCCACACTTATTCAACTCGGCGGTGGCTCCAACCCAGCCAACACGACCATCGACGGCATCGACCTCTGGCCCCACTGGACAGGCAGCGCTCCGACACTCGACCGCAGTTACAAATTTGAGAATGGCACCAAGCAATCCTATGTCGTCAAAAACGATTGGAAGCTGCGTCGCGTCGAACAGGACGACGGCTCCGACGTGTATCAACTCTTCGACTTAGCCAACGACATTCAGGAGCGCACCGACGTCTCGGCTGAGCCTGCGAACGCAGCCAAGCTCGCCGAAATGCAGGCTGAAATGACCGCCATCGAAAGCTCGATTGCCACCGACAATCAACAGCGCGATCAATACACCAACTTCGAGGTCCTGCTGAACGATAACGACATTCAAGTGCCCGAAGGCGGCACCACTACCTTTGACATAAAACTCTCTAAAGACCCAGGAGCCAGTGGCGCAGACGTCACCATCACTCACTACTCCGGCGACACTGATCTGGCCGTCAACTCCGGCGCAAGTCTTAGCTTTGACAGCAGCAACTGGGACGACTGGCAGACCGTCACACTTGCCGCCGCTCAAGATGCAGACAAGGCCCACAGCGGTGCAACCTTCCGCATCAGCACCGACCGCTATGTCGCCGTGCGCGAAGTCTTTGCATTCGAAGTCGATGACGATGCAGCCGAAGCCATGGAGAGCACACTCGTTTGGCCCAAAGCCAAGACGATTGCACTCACGAGCGAGGACGTAAGGTTGATCGCGGAAGGCAGCGCACAGTTAAGCGGTGAAGCCAATCCCGCAGGCACGACCTATCAATGGCTCAAAGTTTCCGGCCCCGGAACTGTCAGCTTCACCGATCCAAGCGCCGCCGAAACAGGCGTGCACTTCGACAGCGCTGGCATCTACAAATTGCGAATGGCCACCGATCACCCAATTGCAGGTGGCACCGATACGGTCGACTTCACCGTGTATGCCGGCGTCAATACACCCGCTGATGGCGGACTCAAGCACCTGCCGCCACTGGCTTACGATGCAAGTCAGGACAACGGCACCGACGCGTTTTGGGACAACCTTAGCACTCCCGGTTCCAACGACATTTCATTAAGCGATGGCATCACCGGCCCTCGTCCTCCGGTAGGCACTACCTCTGGAACGCTTCTCGAATTTGGCATGGACGACGACGTCAACGGCGGCAGTGCTGGCGGAGAAAGTTCCGGCGTGATCGGCAACGGCAACTCAGGCACCGAATGGAGCTTCGACAGCGCCACGATCAATGCCGCCAACCTCACCTTCGAGCTGGGCGCATCAGGCATTGGCATTCAAGCGGGCGCCGGAATCAACGCTCCTTCCGGTGGTGGCCAGCTGGATAACGACTACAGTTACACCGGGCACGACGGAACCTCGATCGCAACAGCCATCGCAGGCGACGACTATCTCACCTTCCGTGTCAGCATCGCTCCCGGCTATGAACTCACACTCGAAGGCTACGAGTTCGACGTCTGGCGCAATGGCGGCGCAGCCACCAACGGCCACGCACTCTTCCACGGAGCATCCGGATTCACCGCAGTCGATGGCAATGAAGACGCTAGCACTGCATTGTCCGGCGAAGGCATCTCTTCACTGGGAGCCGTTGCCGCATCCGGTTTAAATGAAGTGCTCACCGGAACCGTGGAATTTCGACTCTACGGCTATGCCGATCCTTGGGGTGGCACGACGGGTAACACTCACTTCGATGCCGCCCGTATCACTGGAACGCTTAGCGAGATTCGCACCGCACAACCTGCAGTGGTGAGCTTTGGTATGGAAGGCGACGTCAACGGTGGCAACGCTGGCGGCACCAGCTCCGGCATTACGGGTCAAAATGAAAGCAACTGGGCATTCGGCACTCCGACAACGCTCGACACTAACCTAACAATCGTCCCGGGCGAAACTGGCATTGCGATCCAGGCCGGTGCAGGGATCGGCGCTCCTGAAGGCCAAGGCCAAAAGGCCAACGACTTCAGCTATGCCTGGCACGATGCCGACACTCTGGCCGGCTCCATTGCTGCCGACGATTATATTTCTTTCCAAATCTCCATCGACGATGGCTACGAACTCGACCTCGAAGGCGTGCAGTTCGACGTCTGGCGTAACGGCGGCCAGGCGGTTGAGAACTACGCGATCTTCTACGGACGACCCGGCTTCACCGCAAGCGATGGCAACGAGAGTGGCACCGGCAGCGTGCCCCAGACTGGTCAGGACAACTTCGGCTTCATTGAAGCACGCGGACTCAACAATCAATTGACAGGCACCATTGAGTTTCGCCTCTATGGCTGGCAGGGGGACGCTGGCACCGCAGGCGGCAACACACACTTCGACGCCGCACATATTTACGGCACGGTTACCGCGCTCATCGATCCCGCTCCGTCGCTCGACTTCATCGATCAAGCTTGGAGTTTCCCTGGCGGCACAGCAATGGAAGGTGGTGTCTCCGAAAGCTTCAATGTTTATGGCAACGATAGCGCCAGCTTTGAGCTTTGGTTTAAGCCAGACAGCTTACCTACCACAGGCCAGCAAGTGCTTTGGGAAACCGGCGGCGACGTCGGCACATGCTTCATCCTCGACGGAGCAACGCTACGCTTCGTCGTCGACGACAGCGGCTCAGACGTCGTCAACGGAGCCATCGCCGAAGCTCCCCTCACCCCGCTGGCCGCCCACGACGAATTTGTGCATGCAGTCGGTGTGATCGACCTAGATGCGAAGCAAATCCATCTCTACATCGACGGCAGCTTAATTGATTCCGCGTCGATTCCCAACGTCAGCGACTGGTGCGGCGGCAGCGACACTGGCTACGGAAAAATTGATAGCGGCAACTTCAACGACCTCGGTGGCAACAATCAACTCACCGCGCCTGTCGAAGGATTTCACGGCCAACTCGCCATTGCACGCTTCTACGACCAGGCACTCAGTGCAACCGACATCGCGGCGCTGACCAGTTCACCGCTCGCTCTCGAAATGAGCAACCGTGGTCCGGTGGTTTCCGCTGGGAACGATCAAAGCGTTTCGATCAGTAGCGGCGTAACATTAACTGGATCGGTTTCGGACGACGACCTGCCGACACTCATCGTAGCGACAGATTGGATACAAATTGACGGCCCCGATGCGGACACCAACTTCCCCGGAACGGCCTCGTTCGATGACGCGAGCCAAGCTGAAACAGATGCCAGCTTCAACGCCCCCGGCTCTTACCGCCTGCGCCTCGAAGCCAACGACAGTGAAATCAAAACCTATGACGAGGCCGATATCACAGTCACTTCAGTCAGTTACAGCGACTGGGCATCCAGTCTATCTTTTCCGGACGGTGAGGACGGAATCAACGACGATCCGGACGGCGATGGGTTGAAAAATGGAGAGGAATGGGCACGCGGTAGCAACCCCTTAGAATTTAACGATGCCTCAGACGGGCACAGCCATCAAATTCAGGCCTCTGGCGACAGTGCAACCTTCACATTCACGATAGACTACCCACGCGATCGTGAACCATTGCTCGGTCTCAATTGGAGCGACAATCTCTCGCAATGGTATCCCCTTACAGGATGGACTCCAACCGTCACCGTCGTCGATGCAGACACCAAACGTTGGACTGCCGAAGTGCACACTGACATGGACAGCTACCCTAAGCTATTCATTCAAACGACGATCGACCCTTAA
- a CDS encoding helix-turn-helix domain-containing protein — MRISSLLEVLSVEETYTLLGVGRSTFDTWIADGELPYISELGARKYFSPQDILDFLRQNKVVYPKRSRRILAGVRSKVLLTPISGDIIDWPLMRRSEFLRAGYFQPGFARRVIDMNLIPYIRIGKTVFVDLELLSQYIRMCCTYVPPTRESLGF; from the coding sequence GTGAGAATCAGCTCTTTATTGGAAGTCTTATCGGTCGAGGAAACTTACACCCTTTTGGGTGTCGGTCGTTCGACTTTTGATACTTGGATTGCTGATGGTGAGTTGCCTTATATCAGTGAGTTGGGTGCCCGGAAATACTTCTCACCTCAAGATATCCTCGATTTTCTTCGGCAGAACAAAGTGGTTTATCCGAAGAGAAGTCGAAGGATATTGGCTGGAGTTCGTTCGAAGGTGTTGTTGACGCCGATTTCTGGCGATATAATCGACTGGCCGTTGATGAGACGTAGCGAGTTTTTACGAGCTGGATATTTCCAGCCTGGATTCGCACGGCGAGTGATCGACATGAATTTGATACCATACATCAGAATTGGTAAGACGGTCTTTGTTGATTTAGAGTTGTTGTCGCAATATATACGTATGTGCTGCACCTATGTCCCTCCGACACGGGAGAGCCTTGGGTTCTAA
- the istA gene encoding IS21 family transposase: MIDYDLFNQIHFLHHQDKLTQQQIAQKLSLDSKTVAKWLKHDRFEARKNAGRSSKLDPHKALIRAWLEKHPYSAQQIFQRLITENAYAGGYTIIKEYVRKVRPRAEKAFLSLSFAPGESAQVDWGHCGTIAVGNTRRALSVFVMVLSSSRQMYIEFTLSQKQEHFLACHEHAFEYFGGVPQSVMVDNLKSAVLEHKRGESPRWNPRYADFANDYGFDIVACNPRAPQEKGRVENGVGYVKKNFLSGQQFKDFHHIAPAARQWLDTIANERQHRVTQQAPRALWETERPHLQSLPLNTPETATIQRQRATSTFRLCIETNRYSVPAQYANHTLDVHLGAQELCVYYQGSQIAQHRRDYGRHGDFEHPDHPKALLAARHKARTHKTLQSFLQLGQHAEAFYHGLQQRRLNAPTHVRKIIALEGAYTREQIAEAISDAHQISAYSSEYIINLLGQRERPLAEPGPLHLTRPGDQLDIETPQADLSIYDNTATNTEQK, translated from the coding sequence ATGATCGACTACGACCTCTTCAATCAGATCCACTTCCTGCATCATCAGGACAAGCTCACCCAGCAACAAATAGCGCAAAAGCTCTCGCTGGACAGCAAGACCGTCGCCAAATGGCTCAAGCACGATCGCTTTGAGGCGCGCAAAAACGCAGGCCGCTCCAGCAAGCTCGATCCGCACAAAGCCCTCATCCGCGCCTGGCTCGAAAAGCACCCTTACAGCGCTCAGCAAATCTTCCAGCGCCTGATCACCGAGAACGCATACGCCGGCGGTTACACCATCATCAAAGAGTATGTGCGCAAGGTGCGACCACGCGCCGAAAAAGCCTTCCTCAGCCTCAGCTTTGCCCCCGGCGAAAGCGCGCAAGTGGACTGGGGGCACTGCGGCACCATTGCCGTGGGCAACACCCGCCGCGCCCTGAGTGTCTTCGTCATGGTGCTCAGCTCCTCGCGGCAAATGTATATCGAGTTCACGCTCTCGCAAAAACAAGAGCACTTTCTGGCCTGCCACGAACACGCCTTCGAATACTTTGGCGGCGTGCCCCAATCGGTCATGGTCGACAACCTCAAGTCCGCCGTGCTCGAACACAAACGCGGCGAGAGCCCCCGCTGGAACCCACGCTACGCCGACTTTGCCAATGACTACGGCTTTGACATCGTCGCCTGCAATCCACGCGCACCACAGGAAAAAGGCCGCGTCGAAAACGGCGTCGGTTACGTCAAAAAGAACTTCCTAAGCGGGCAACAGTTCAAAGACTTCCACCACATCGCACCCGCCGCACGCCAGTGGCTCGATACCATTGCCAACGAACGTCAGCACCGCGTCACCCAGCAAGCGCCCCGCGCCCTCTGGGAAACCGAACGGCCGCACCTGCAAAGCCTCCCGCTCAACACACCCGAGACCGCCACCATCCAACGTCAACGCGCCACCAGCACCTTCCGCCTCTGCATTGAGACCAACCGCTACAGCGTCCCCGCTCAATACGCCAACCACACCCTCGACGTCCACCTCGGCGCGCAGGAACTCTGTGTTTACTACCAAGGTTCCCAGATCGCCCAACACCGCCGCGACTACGGACGCCACGGCGACTTTGAACATCCCGATCATCCGAAAGCGCTGCTCGCAGCTCGTCACAAGGCACGCACTCACAAAACATTGCAAAGCTTCCTACAACTCGGCCAACACGCCGAAGCCTTCTACCACGGCCTGCAACAACGTCGACTCAACGCCCCCACACACGTGCGCAAAATCATCGCACTCGAAGGTGCCTACACCCGTGAGCAAATCGCCGAAGCCATCAGCGACGCCCACCAAATATCAGCCTACAGCAGCGAATACATTATCAACCTGCTCGGCCAACGCGAACGACCGTTGGCCGAACCTGGGCCACTGCACCTCACTCGTCCCGGCGATCAACTCGACATCGAAACACCACAAGCCGACCTCAGCATCTACGACAACACAGCCACCAACACCGAACAAAAATGA
- the istB gene encoding IS21-like element helper ATPase IstB, which produces MKVTQHQQIHQALQTLKLPWMRLNYEPLLEQALKKQTGSLEYLHELLAGEAQARQERAAERRIRAARFPVMKTLDTFNWQWPKTIDRNQVEHLSRLRFVENKHNAVLLGPVGVGKTHLATAIALQACHSGHKVLYINAVEAINDLITAQKQGRLKPAMRRYTTPHLLVLDEIGYLPIDKTGADLLFQIISARYEQGSILLTTNKAFKDWPSIFNNDSTLTSAVLDRLLHHCETVIIEGSSYRMRKTKDPQ; this is translated from the coding sequence ATGAAAGTCACACAACACCAACAAATCCACCAAGCCCTACAAACACTCAAGCTCCCATGGATGCGACTCAACTACGAACCGCTACTCGAACAAGCACTCAAGAAACAAACCGGCTCACTGGAATACTTACATGAACTCCTCGCCGGTGAAGCCCAAGCACGTCAAGAACGCGCCGCCGAGCGCCGCATCCGAGCCGCACGCTTCCCCGTCATGAAGACCCTCGACACCTTCAATTGGCAATGGCCCAAAACCATTGACCGCAACCAAGTCGAACACTTAAGCCGCCTACGCTTCGTCGAAAACAAGCACAACGCCGTCCTCCTGGGCCCCGTCGGCGTCGGCAAGACCCACCTCGCCACCGCCATCGCACTACAAGCCTGCCACAGTGGACACAAAGTCCTCTACATCAATGCCGTCGAAGCCATCAACGACCTCATCACCGCCCAAAAGCAAGGCCGCCTCAAACCCGCCATGCGCCGCTACACCACGCCACACCTACTTGTCCTAGACGAAATCGGCTATCTCCCCATCGACAAAACCGGAGCCGATTTACTCTTCCAGATCATCAGCGCACGCTACGAACAAGGCTCGATCCTGCTCACCACCAACAAAGCCTTCAAAGACTGGCCAAGCATCTTCAACAACGACAGCACCCTCACATCCGCCGTCCTAGACCGACTACTACATCACTGCGAAACCGTCATCATCGAAGGATCCAGTTACCGAATGCGAAAAACAAAAGACCCGCAATAG
- a CDS encoding prepilin-type N-terminal cleavage/methylation domain-containing protein — MQNKPPRGFSLVELLVVVSVISILALLAVPEVMTAAHRAKTTVTANDIRVITKAIEYYSTAKGAYPARMSINSLPEPIKGYLPKIWTDGTYSWSYRNSDKFTYFYVYNLDFTPEQALHLDSIVDDGNIGTGKMVIGMGGSGLMYLFKDR, encoded by the coding sequence ATGCAGAACAAACCCCCCAGAGGATTTTCACTCGTCGAGCTACTGGTTGTCGTCTCAGTCATTAGCATCCTCGCGCTCCTAGCCGTCCCAGAGGTCATGACAGCAGCGCACCGCGCAAAAACCACTGTAACGGCAAACGACATCCGCGTTATCACCAAAGCCATCGAATACTACAGCACCGCCAAAGGCGCTTACCCAGCACGCATGAGCATCAACAGCCTACCGGAGCCGATTAAAGGATACCTACCCAAAATATGGACCGACGGCACTTACAGTTGGTCCTACCGTAATAGTGACAAATTCACGTATTTTTACGTCTACAACTTAGACTTCACTCCAGAGCAAGCACTACACCTCGATTCAATAGTCGACGACGGCAACATTGGCACAGGAAAAATGGTCATCGGGATGGGCGGATCAGGCCTGATGTATCTATTCAAAGACCGCTAA